In a single window of the Papaver somniferum cultivar HN1 chromosome 8, ASM357369v1, whole genome shotgun sequence genome:
- the LOC113305732 gene encoding protein TIC 20-I, chloroplastic-like yields the protein MATLRAAVGDQVTRRDERVLSFLLILIYGRSFILSTLFSFLVLGECHSGQEGELSSSHHSIQNPVTACETVSLRWGTTKIALEEVTSTKSGTWDMILNGCAMTTCGSMSMAMTHRIITKPIASRTAFSAAYRLPTVKAVAFQKTRNTWDEQKSCPVKGCQPLHLSTSSTTLLTGNHGSPLRTSPVSPMQHSVAHRSHMVPRASSKDVPTSFRFPPMTKKPRWWWRMIACLPYLMPLHETWMYAETAYHLHPFLEDFEFMTYPFLGALGKLPTWFLMAYFFVAYLGVVRKKEWPHFFRFHVVMGMLLEIALQVMGTVSRWMPLAIYWGKVGMHVWTAIAFAFLFTVLECIRCALAGMYADVPFVCDAAYIQIPYD from the exons ATGGCGACTCTAAGAGCTGCAGTTGGTGATCAAGTAACGCGTAGGGATGAACGAG TCCTTTCTTTCCTACTAATATTAATATATGGTCGTTCATTCATTTTATCTACTTTGTTTTCCTTCCTTGTTCTTGGAGAATGTCATTCAGGTCAAGAAGGTGAgctctcttcttctcatcactcTATACAAAATCCAGTTACAGCTTGCGAAACTGTGTCTTTGCGCTGGGGAACCACAAAAATAGCGTTGGAGGAGGTTACATCCACTAAGTCAG GTACTTGGGACATGATTCTAAATGGATGTGCCATGACGACCTGTGGCAGCATGAGCATGGCTATGACGCATAGGATCATCACTAAGCCTATTGCAAGTAGGACAGCCTTTTCGGCTGCTTATCGTCTGCCTACTGTCAAGGCTGTTGCATTTCAGAAAACTAGGAACACGTGGGATGAGCAAAAATCCTGTCCTGTGAAAG GATGTCAGCCATTACACCTCTCTACGTCATCAACCACTCTCTTAACTGGAAATCATGGTAGCCCGTTACGCACATCCCCAGTGTCACCTATGCAACACAGCGTGGCTCACAGATCTCACATGGTCCCCAGGGCATCATCCAAGGACGTTCCTACCAGTTTTCGATTCCCTCCAATGACGAAAAAGCCAaggtggtggtggagaatgatagcCTGTCTCCCGTATCTTATGCCTCTCCATGAGACATGGATGTATGCAGAGACAGCTTACCATCTTCACCCCTTCTTAGAAGATTTTGAGTTCATGACATATCCCTTCCTTGGAGCCCTTGGAAAGTTGCCCACCTGGTTCTTGATGGCATACTTTTTTGTCGCATATCTTGGAGTGGTGAGAAAGAAGGAGTGGCCTCATTTCTTCCGCTTCCATGTTGTGATGGGAATGCTCCTTGAGATTGCGCTGCAGGTGATGGGAACAGTGAGCCGTTGGATGCCTCTTGCTATATATTGGGGGAAAGTAGGCATGCACGTCTGGACAGCTATTGCGTTTGCATTTTTGTTTACTGTGCTCGAGTGCATTAGATGCGCTCTAGCAGGCATGTATGCTGACGTCCCGTTTGTATGTGATGCTGCATATATCCAGATCCCCTACGACTAA